Proteins encoded by one window of Hippoglossus hippoglossus isolate fHipHip1 chromosome 15, fHipHip1.pri, whole genome shotgun sequence:
- the ogfrl1 gene encoding opioid growth factor receptor-like protein 1, with amino-acid sequence MGNLLGSWRFKEPSTVEECDSTWGSDSDSDEPAAEDDSGVSDPVSPGGSDRAAAEPGDTSPQLTDSPESLPKMKRSFYAARDLYKYRHSYPNYKRSRQPNEYRNLRFYLNKIPLVPDGIYIEEILSKWRGDYDKLEHNHTYIQWLFPLREQGLNFYAHELTQDEIKEFQSTREAKRRFLAAYSLMLDFYGVKLLDKSGNVARASNWQERFQHLNESQHNYLRITRILKSLGELGYEAFKAPLVRLFLEESLCHNTLPNMQHSVLEYYVYTIRLPATRRRLLRYARQHYKPAHAFLWGPPPKRQGGGVGTGGSMGAGSSGIRAPAPTPEPQRKEEDSTSSTSPRSGIMVSSHDAVMCQDLAGAALKSYTGLGSNMARLEGALMLAGARGARNEYNEVVP; translated from the exons ATGGGAAATCTGTTGGGCAGCTGGCGTTTCAAGGAGCCGAGCACCGTGGAGGAATGCGACTCGACGTGGGGGTCGGACTCCGACAGCGACGAGCCGGCGGCGGAGGATGACAGCGGCGTCTCCGACCCGGTCAGCCCGGGGGGGAGCGACCGGGCCGCCGCAGAGCCCGGAGACACGTCCCCGCAG CTGACGGACTCCCCAGAGTCTCTTCCaaagatgaagaggagtttCTATGCTGCCAGGGACCTCTACAAATACCGCCACAGCTACCCg AACTACAAAAGATCCAGGCAACCCAACGAGTACCGTAACCTGCGCTTCTACCTGAACAAGATCCCTCTAGTGCCTGATG gtATCTACATAGAGGAGATTCTGTCGAAGTGGAGAGGTGACTATGACAAACTGGAGCACAATCACACCTACATTCAGTG GCTGTTTCCGTTAAGAGAACAAGGGCTCAACTTCTACGCACATGAACTGACTCAGGACGAGATCAaa GAATTCCAAAGCACTCGTGAAGCTAAGCGGAGGTTCCTGGCGGCCTATTCCCTGATGTTGGACTTCTATGGCGTCAAACTGCTGGATAAGAGCGGAAACGTCGCTCGGGCTTCCAACTGGCAGGAGCGCTTCCAGCACCTTAATGA GTCTCAGCACAACTACCTGCGGATCACTCGCATCCTGAAGTCACTGGGCGAACTGGGCTATGAGGCCTTCAAGGCCCCACTGGTTCGCCTCTTCCTGGAGGAGTCGCTGTGCCACAACACCCTCCCAAACATGCAGCACAGTGTCCTGGAGTACTACGTCTACACAATCCGCCTCCCGGCCACCCGCAGGCGCCTGCTTCGCTACGCCCGCCAGCACTACAAGCCAGCCCATGCATTCCTCTGGGGTCCGCCACCTAAAAGGCAAGGGGGAGGGGTTGGTACCGGAGGTAGCATGGGTGCTGGGAGTAGTGGAATCAGAGCACCAGCTCCAACACCCGagccacagagaaaagaggaggacagcacctcctccacctctccgaGAAGCGGGATAATGGTGTCTTCCCATGATGCCGTGATGTGCCAGGACCTGGCTGGAGCAGCACTGAAGAGCTACACAGGACTCGGCTCTAATATGGCCAGACTGGAGGGAGCGCTGATGTTGGCGGGAGCAAGAGGAGCGAGGAACGAGTACAATGAAGTTGTTCCTTAG